Below is a window of Mycobacterium dioxanotrophicus DNA.
CGGAGCAGGCGGGGCTCTATCGCGAGCTGTTGAACTATCGGTGCTCACCACAACTGACCCAACACATCAACACCAAGCTGGCCAAGTTGCGGGAGCGAGACTCCAAGATTCCGCTGACGCCGCTCGGTCAAGTCCATCTCGGCGCGAACGATCCAGCGAAGCCAGGAAAGTCGGAACGGTTGTGCAGTGAGTGCTATATGGTGCATGCCGGAGAGTGCCCATGAGCCATACAAGCAGCGACCGTCCGATCTCGCCTCAGTCACTCGGCAGACATCATGCTGGAGCCCGACACCGCTTGAATACCCTGGAATAGGGTTGCCGGCATGGCATTCAGTGGGGTCGCGACATGGGGACTCTGGGGCGGGTTCACGGTCATTGTGGCCGGTATGTTCGGCGCCGCCTTCCTTGACGGACGGCAGCGCCAGCGAAAAATATACTGGGTGGGCTGGCTCGCCGGCGGCCTGATTATGACTGTGGCAGTCGCAGCTCAGCATCCCGACCGCAGCCTTGGCATCGCAGGGTTCTGCGCCGCCATGTCGGTCCTAATCGCGTTCTTCAGGACTCCATTTCTCAAGATCGGCGGCAAGATCTACGCAGCATCGGCAGGTGACCGACAACCAGACCCGCCCGAGGATGGTTAGTGCGTGCACTACTACCAACCCGGTCGACGGGCAGCCACTGGAACCTGATTTGGGTGTGCCCCGTAGTGCTCGCGACGAGGCGCCGCAATCCGGCACCATAGCGATATGCCGCTCTCTGAATCGACCCTGCTCCAGGCGGCCGGTGATCTGATCTTCGCCCGCGGCGAAGACTACGTCCGGTATGTGCGAGGTCTCCGCACCACAGAGTTCAAGGCGTACGCGTCGATCCAGGGCAAGCGGGTGTACACCGTCGAGCTCGACTGGTCCGGTCCGCAACTCGAGGGGTTCTGCACTTGCCCGCACCACGCCGACGGCAACTTCTGCAAGCATCTGGTCGCCGTCGGACTCGCCGCGATTGACAGTGGTCGGGTCGCGGTCGACGACGCGAGCACCACCGACGATGCACTGCAAGCCGTCGTCCAAGCGATGGACGTCGACGAGCTACGTGACCTGGTCCTGACACTCGCGCGGCGCGACCCCGGGGTGCGCCGGATGCTGGAGGTCCGTGCCACGACGGCGTCCGGTGACGACGCGCAGGCCAAAGCGGAGTTCGAGGCTTACGTGCGAAACACGTTGACGTTCCGCGGTTATATCGACTACCGACGGTCCTTTGAGGTCGCTGGCGCGGCCAGTGACATGCTCGACGAACTCGAGACCCACGTCAACAGCGGTGCCGCCGAACTCGTCCGACCAGCCTTGCTGCTCGCGCTCACAGAAATGCGCGAGATCATCGGGAAGGTTGACGATTCTGATGGAGTGATCGCAGAGCAATGCCAGCGGGCCGCCGACCTCTACGCGCAGGCCTGCCGACTGGGCAACCCCGATCGAGTCGAACTCGCGACGTGGCTGGTGAAATTCCGCGCCGACTCGCCGGGATGGCCGAACCTGGTCCTGGCCGACTTCGTGGACGCGTTCGACGAGAAGGCACTGGCGACCTACCGCCGCGCGGTGGCAGCGCTCGACCGCAAGCTGGCCGACCGTGATCACTTGCACCGCTTCGAAGTCGACGCCATGCTGCTTGAGCTTGCCGATCATGACGGCGACCTCGATCGGGCCGTCCACCTGCTCAGCCAGGGTGACCATCCGCAATACGGGGCCATCGTCGAGCGGTTGCGCGCAGCCGGACGCGCCGAGGATGCGGTGGCATGGATCGATCGCGCCGTGGCCGCGGGACGCATCAGCAGCTACGGCGGCGGCAACGAATACTGGCTGAGTCCGGACTTCGTCGCCGCGACATACAAAGCACTGGGCCGCATTGAGATGCGGTCGCGGCTCTTCGCGCCGACCTCGTCCGGCAGCCGTCAGTCGAGAACTACCGCGTTCTCCTCGATTTCGCGGCCGGCGTCGACCGCTCCGAAGCTGAACACACGTGGGCGTTGGAGCATGCGGGACAACTGGCCGCCGACCGCTTCGCGGCCGGCGCACTCCTGGTCCAGCTCCTCATGAGCGATGGCGATATGGAGGCCGCGTGGCAG
It encodes the following:
- a CDS encoding SWIM zinc finger family protein, with the protein product MPLSESTLLQAAGDLIFARGEDYVRYVRGLRTTEFKAYASIQGKRVYTVELDWSGPQLEGFCTCPHHADGNFCKHLVAVGLAAIDSGRVAVDDASTTDDALQAVVQAMDVDELRDLVLTLARRDPGVRRMLEVRATTASGDDAQAKAEFEAYVRNTLTFRGYIDYRRSFEVAGAASDMLDELETHVNSGAAELVRPALLLALTEMREIIGKVDDSDGVIAEQCQRAADLYAQACRLGNPDRVELATWLVKFRADSPGWPNLVLADFVDAFDEKALATYRRAVAALDRKLADRDHLHRFEVDAMLLELADHDGDLDRAVHLLSQGDHPQYGAIVERLRAAGRAEDAVAWIDRAVAAGRISSYGGGNEYWLSPDFVAATYKALGRIEMRSRLFAPTSSGSRQSRTTAFSSISRPASTAPKLNTRGRWSMRDNWPPTASRPAHSWSSSS